In Halanaeroarchaeum sp. HSR-CO, one DNA window encodes the following:
- a CDS encoding ATP-binding protein: MRQLIAAQSGWGKSYVGQATVENNLEDVEYTAILDYKDEFKGLVKSGLASYVAVGDREAALSPQAWAQVFQRNRTVVLARAVDQDTWRQVVARVAASMRLLDGQGLVVVDEAHSVADQQSKLLEAIKLLATTGRGGVSSIWITQRLQELHNTVISQTNAALFGGFKSQSDRNRLGAEYNEAVHNPLADGPIYDLPEALHHPEDGPVPLRKREEAGQVVMSEWIYSDDSGTMHRKNSANIDMQSPHYGGSDHELRQPF, encoded by the coding sequence ATGCGTCAGCTCATCGCCGCGCAATCGGGCTGGGGGAAATCGTACGTCGGCCAGGCGACCGTCGAGAACAACCTCGAAGACGTCGAGTACACCGCCATCCTGGATTACAAGGACGAGTTCAAAGGGTTGGTCAAGAGCGGGCTGGCTTCCTACGTGGCCGTGGGCGACCGTGAGGCGGCGCTATCGCCCCAGGCCTGGGCCCAGGTCTTCCAGCGAAATCGGACGGTCGTGCTCGCCCGAGCGGTCGACCAGGACACCTGGCGGCAAGTCGTCGCCCGAGTTGCTGCGTCGATGCGGCTGCTCGACGGTCAGGGCCTGGTCGTCGTCGACGAAGCGCACTCGGTCGCTGACCAGCAAAGCAAACTCCTGGAGGCCATCAAGCTGCTCGCGACGACCGGTCGGGGCGGCGTCTCCTCGATCTGGATCACCCAGCGCCTCCAGGAGTTGCACAACACGGTCATCTCGCAGACGAACGCCGCTCTCTTTGGTGGCTTCAAGTCCCAGAGCGACCGTAACCGCCTCGGTGCCGAGTACAACGAGGCCGTGCACAACCCGCTCGCCGACGGGCCGATCTACGACCTTCCCGAAGCGCTGCATCACCCCGAAGACGGTCCCGTACCCCTCCGAAAGCGGGAGGAAGCCGGCCAGGTTGTCATGTCCGAATGGATTTACAGCGACGACTCGGGAACGATGCACCGGAAGAACTCGGCGAATATCGACATGCAGAGCCCCCATTACGGCGGTTCAGACCACGAACTGCGGCAGCCGTTCTGA
- a CDS encoding phosphatase PAP2 family protein, whose protein sequence is MILFRVIASMVLVVGGMLAVTAYAAVGRDRIRSGIGQWRTQVRETWRYVAVLAVVLGVNKFARVYGPRISWLLDWNLTPYIYRLEGEFVVWVQSFASPSLTAALGFVYLYGYAYLLIFPLLGYFLLNDSRAFKQTVVAYTLNYAVGVVIYTLFVSFGPRNVDLVTGLLFTEYPEAMLVTWQVNSYTNVFPSLHTSLATTVALLAWITRDRLPRWPPIAIPLAVGVVVSTMYLGIHWATDVIAGIALAAFSVVAAGAVVRRVEG, encoded by the coding sequence ATGATTCTATTTCGGGTCATCGCCAGCATGGTGCTCGTCGTTGGCGGGATGCTGGCGGTCACCGCGTACGCCGCCGTCGGTCGCGATCGCATCCGGTCGGGGATCGGTCAGTGGCGAACGCAGGTCCGCGAGACCTGGCGGTACGTCGCCGTCCTGGCCGTCGTTCTGGGGGTGAACAAGTTCGCACGCGTGTACGGCCCCCGCATCTCGTGGCTGCTGGACTGGAATCTCACCCCGTACATCTACCGTCTGGAGGGGGAGTTCGTGGTCTGGGTACAATCGTTCGCTTCGCCCTCGCTGACGGCCGCCCTCGGGTTCGTCTATCTCTACGGCTACGCGTACTTGCTCATATTTCCGCTACTCGGGTACTTCCTCCTCAACGACTCGCGGGCGTTCAAGCAGACGGTCGTGGCCTATACGCTCAACTACGCCGTCGGCGTCGTCATATACACGCTGTTCGTCTCCTTCGGCCCGCGCAACGTCGATCTCGTCACCGGACTCCTGTTCACCGAGTATCCGGAGGCGATGTTGGTCACCTGGCAGGTCAACTCCTACACGAACGTCTTCCCGTCCCTTCACACCTCCCTTGCGACCACCGTGGCGCTGCTCGCCTGGATCACCCGCGACCGACTTCCACGGTGGCCCCCCATCGCTATCCCGCTCGCGGTCGGCGTCGTCGTCTCGACCATGTACCTCGGAATCCACTGGGCGACCGACGTGATCGCGGGTATTGCCCTCGCAGCGTTCAGTGTCGTCGCGGCCGGGGCCGTCGTCCGCCGCGTCGAAGGCTGA
- a CDS encoding sulfurtransferase yields MTQASEPAAPLVTAEWVSNTLDAFQDDDPAYRLVEVNSPESPDSDFPSRYDDGHIPGAIGFQWDEDLSEATERDILSKEAFADLVGGAGITEDSTVVFYGDGWIANWFALFAYWEFTYYGHEDARVLDGGKEYWVENDYPLTTDAPGFTAREYTPRGPFEHIRAYRDDIEHAIENGLPMVDVRSPEEFSGELIAPEALDETAQRGGHIPGATNVPVATVLNDDGTFKGEDELRARYAEAGVTGGESTITYCRVGERAAIEWFVLSELLGFEDVRNYDGSWTEWGNLIGAPIETGE; encoded by the coding sequence ATGACCCAGGCATCCGAACCGGCAGCTCCACTGGTGACCGCGGAGTGGGTATCGAACACTCTCGACGCGTTCCAGGACGACGACCCGGCCTATCGGCTCGTCGAGGTGAACAGCCCCGAATCCCCGGACTCGGATTTCCCGTCCCGGTACGACGACGGCCACATCCCGGGCGCCATCGGCTTCCAGTGGGACGAGGACCTCTCGGAAGCGACCGAGCGCGATATCCTCTCGAAGGAGGCCTTTGCCGACCTCGTCGGTGGTGCTGGCATCACCGAGGACTCGACGGTCGTCTTCTACGGCGACGGCTGGATCGCGAACTGGTTCGCCCTCTTCGCGTATTGGGAGTTTACGTACTACGGCCACGAGGACGCACGGGTCCTCGACGGCGGCAAGGAGTACTGGGTGGAAAACGACTACCCGCTCACGACCGACGCCCCCGGGTTCACCGCGCGTGAGTACACGCCACGCGGCCCCTTCGAACACATCCGGGCCTATCGCGACGACATCGAACACGCCATCGAGAACGGCCTCCCGATGGTCGACGTCCGCTCACCGGAGGAGTTCTCTGGAGAACTCATCGCCCCCGAAGCCCTCGACGAGACCGCACAGCGTGGTGGCCACATCCCCGGTGCCACCAATGTCCCCGTCGCGACGGTCCTGAACGACGATGGCACCTTCAAGGGCGAAGACGAGCTTCGAGCCCGCTACGCCGAGGCTGGCGTGACCGGCGGCGAATCGACGATCACCTACTGCCGGGTGGGTGAGCGAGCCGCCATCGAGTGGTTCGTGCTCTCGGAACTCCTCGGCTTCGAGGACGTCCGCAACTACGACGGCTCGTGGACCGAGTGGGGGAACCTCATCGGCGCTCCCATCGAGACGGGCGAGTAA
- a CDS encoding sensor histidine kinase KdpD, which produces MVSKGDLGISYLIAVGVVLFATLSTGVTVPRFVSDIAVAHQSLVPAVSGFTIAVVFTTTGLWLRQSDLEDEMGWRVASWAAIGLGVPTVVLFVLYFWDPSALRGLDWRSLATMNIAFGGIIGILSGALVGLRTEYARKQTLYQRNTVFLRLFRHDIRNSVNLIQGHVDLLTSDHDLPRASVGVIDEQLDHILRLGTAAHRLDELDATEETRPIDLSSLVEDRLAVVRRDHPDVVFETDLDSETYVPGNDLLETAVDNLLTNPAVHHDGSVEVRVRVDRSAEGPRDVELCVRDDGPGFPEDEIAVHDRATETQLQHSDGVGLWLTRWIVESFDGTLSIGNHEDGGATVRVRLPSASPD; this is translated from the coding sequence ATGGTCTCGAAGGGGGATCTGGGCATCAGCTATCTCATCGCCGTCGGGGTCGTGCTGTTTGCGACCCTCAGCACCGGCGTGACGGTCCCCCGCTTCGTGAGCGACATCGCCGTGGCCCACCAGTCCCTCGTTCCCGCGGTCTCCGGGTTCACCATCGCCGTCGTGTTCACGACGACCGGCCTCTGGTTGCGGCAGAGCGACCTCGAGGACGAGATGGGCTGGCGCGTGGCCTCCTGGGCCGCCATCGGCCTGGGCGTTCCCACCGTCGTCCTGTTCGTCCTGTACTTCTGGGACCCCTCGGCACTCCGCGGGCTCGACTGGCGGAGTCTCGCCACGATGAACATCGCCTTCGGTGGAATCATCGGCATCCTCTCGGGAGCGCTCGTCGGTCTGCGGACCGAATACGCCCGCAAGCAGACGCTCTACCAGCGCAACACCGTCTTCCTCCGACTGTTCCGCCACGATATCCGCAATAGTGTCAACCTCATCCAGGGGCACGTCGACCTCCTCACCAGCGATCACGACCTCCCGCGGGCCTCCGTCGGCGTGATCGACGAGCAGCTGGACCACATCCTCAGACTGGGCACCGCCGCGCATCGACTCGACGAACTCGATGCGACCGAAGAGACGCGTCCCATCGACCTCTCGTCGCTGGTCGAGGATCGTCTCGCGGTGGTTCGTCGCGATCATCCCGACGTCGTCTTCGAGACGGACCTCGATTCGGAGACGTACGTCCCTGGAAACGACCTGCTCGAGACCGCCGTGGACAACCTACTCACGAACCCCGCGGTCCACCACGACGGGTCGGTGGAGGTCCGGGTGCGAGTGGACCGCTCGGCCGAGGGGCCGAGGGACGTCGAACTCTGCGTTCGTGACGACGGTCCGGGGTTTCCGGAGGACGAGATCGCCGTCCACGACCGAGCGACCGAGACGCAACTGCAACACAGCGACGGGGTGGGGCTCTGGCTCACGCGGTGGATCGTCGAATCGTTCGACGGAACGCTATCCATCGGCAACCACGAGGATGGCGGGGCGACGGTGCGGGTCCGACTCCCGTCCGCGTCGCCCGATTGA
- a CDS encoding ABC transporter substrate-binding protein: MRHGGRVGRRAFVGGVATALAGCIGAGGTDDDPTTGQPPESGPDPVSLTIKTTPSDDDPYAMRIARTLSENLNAVGVRTDIVPMAIKELLESVLVDQAFDLYVARHPGGQDPDYLRSLLHADNGDEAGWRNPFGYVDSSVTDLLERQRLQRGDERTATVHDLLTTVRDHVPMMVLAHPDSVHAIRNDRIVEWPSRGLQTADDLLELRPAAEADVETVRIAIIDDRPTRNQNPLAFSFRDRGLITELLYEPLVRERSSGVELRLASGFGWTETEVGDRLSITLEDAVWHDGTPVTAADVAFTYRFVADTAMGSMEDPVPAPMFRGRSELVDTVSALDDRTVSIDFDASREVAFRALTLPILPKHVWEPKANPAAVAGIQVFGASTEALRWANPNPVGSGPFAFEAAENEQRLELTRFDDHFTEGPAFEGLTFRVAPSDAAAIELVLADEVDATGPIDASLVSNIARSGEATMIAGPARSFYHVGFNVREPPLDAPRFRRGVGTLLDRRDVVSRIFDGFASPAIVPVDGQWKPDGVEDEAASPTETFPGQPGELDREAAVAAFRDAGYRVHDGAMIADG; encoded by the coding sequence ATGAGACACGGTGGCCGTGTCGGTCGGCGCGCGTTCGTCGGCGGGGTGGCCACGGCCCTGGCCGGGTGTATCGGGGCGGGCGGAACGGACGACGACCCGACCACCGGGCAGCCACCGGAATCGGGCCCCGATCCGGTGTCTCTCACCATCAAGACGACCCCCTCCGACGACGACCCGTACGCGATGCGCATCGCCCGAACGCTCTCCGAGAACCTGAACGCCGTCGGCGTCAGGACCGATATCGTCCCGATGGCCATCAAGGAGTTGCTCGAGTCGGTCCTCGTCGACCAGGCGTTCGATCTCTACGTCGCTCGTCATCCGGGCGGCCAGGACCCGGATTACCTCCGTTCACTGCTACACGCCGACAACGGCGACGAGGCCGGCTGGCGAAATCCCTTCGGCTATGTCGATTCCTCGGTGACCGACCTGCTCGAACGACAGCGGCTCCAACGCGGCGACGAGCGAACGGCGACGGTGCACGACCTTCTCACCACCGTCAGGGACCACGTCCCGATGATGGTCCTCGCTCATCCGGACAGTGTCCACGCGATCCGCAACGACCGGATCGTGGAGTGGCCGAGCCGCGGCCTGCAGACCGCCGATGACCTGCTGGAACTCCGTCCTGCAGCGGAGGCCGACGTCGAGACGGTCCGCATCGCGATCATCGACGATCGCCCGACTCGGAATCAGAACCCCCTCGCGTTCTCCTTCAGAGACCGGGGCCTGATCACGGAGCTCCTCTACGAACCACTGGTCCGCGAGCGGTCGTCGGGGGTAGAACTCCGACTGGCCAGCGGGTTCGGGTGGACCGAGACCGAGGTCGGCGACCGCCTGTCCATCACGCTGGAGGATGCCGTCTGGCACGACGGGACACCGGTGACCGCCGCCGACGTCGCGTTCACCTATCGGTTCGTCGCGGACACCGCCATGGGGTCGATGGAGGACCCGGTTCCAGCCCCGATGTTCCGGGGGCGGTCGGAACTCGTCGATACTGTCAGTGCACTCGACGACCGCACGGTCTCGATCGACTTCGATGCTTCTCGGGAGGTCGCCTTCCGCGCTCTCACACTACCGATCCTCCCGAAACACGTGTGGGAGCCGAAAGCGAACCCGGCAGCGGTCGCGGGGATACAGGTTTTCGGAGCCTCGACCGAAGCACTCCGTTGGGCTAATCCGAACCCCGTCGGGAGCGGTCCGTTTGCCTTCGAAGCCGCCGAAAACGAACAACGGTTGGAACTGACCCGGTTCGACGATCACTTCACCGAAGGCCCGGCGTTCGAGGGGCTGACGTTTCGCGTCGCGCCGTCCGACGCGGCCGCCATCGAACTCGTGCTCGCCGACGAGGTGGACGCGACCGGCCCCATCGACGCGTCGCTCGTCTCGAACATCGCCCGCTCGGGCGAGGCGACGATGATCGCCGGCCCAGCCAGGTCGTTTTATCACGTGGGTTTCAACGTCCGAGAACCCCCACTCGACGCCCCCCGATTCCGGCGGGGTGTGGGGACTCTCCTCGACCGACGCGACGTCGTCAGCCGCATCTTCGACGGGTTCGCCTCGCCAGCCATCGTCCCCGTCGACGGCCAGTGGAAACCAGATGGTGTCGAAGACGAGGCGGCTAGCCCGACCGAAACCTTCCCGGGACAACCAGGGGAGCTCGACCGCGAAGCGGCGGTGGCTGCATTTCGGGACGCCGGGTATCGGGTCCACGACGGAGCGATGATCGCGGACGGATGA
- a CDS encoding PhiH1 repressor has product MRRSASWMTIWDDRILETLRNEGPLSVGELADFDHVRVSRAHVGRRCQRLSKYGLLDAFANGVYSITEEGEKYLDGEVDAGELEDLTESKNGVQA; this is encoded by the coding sequence ATGCGTAGAAGCGCATCGTGGATGACGATTTGGGATGATCGAATTCTCGAAACTCTACGGAACGAGGGACCGCTGTCAGTGGGTGAATTAGCCGATTTTGACCACGTTCGTGTGTCGAGGGCCCATGTCGGTCGTCGCTGCCAACGGCTGTCGAAATACGGGCTGCTCGACGCCTTCGCGAACGGTGTTTACTCGATCACCGAAGAAGGAGAGAAGTATCTTGACGGAGAGGTCGATGCAGGAGAACTTGAGGACCTCACTGAGAGTAAAAACGGCGTCCAGGCCTGA
- a CDS encoding IucA/IucC family siderophore biosynthesis protein, giving the protein MTAHENGGPSSPTTAVEWEALPLAVHYANANDLPGPADARFFGALDAARTDIVERLVRGVVRGAPAGLETPVRTSPSAPTIPDRVAPADVEVLATVVRALEPSEEVVLVPFPASDGVLVAPVAAVHGFDRYRFAGPIRHWTPGDGHDPPTVDRPAAVIDLLEREGAFIDDEQVATMRAEVAESVANLALAHLAATVQGRTVTATEPGAGAAAIADGIHAASRSAAFERIVTDGHPFHPSAKIRHGMSAADGLAYAAEFTGQIDVRFVGIRRDVARETRATGARRFTERLFETFDGLRDALAAAVPGSAADYAVVPVHPWQYYHTVQERYADQRRDGRVVVLPEYSRPATPQLNLRTVVPFEADDQTGTPPHVKLAIDVQTTNVVRTLSPNAVTNGPQITDLLRAVVDRASFERLGLLDEPAATGYFAPGGPHREGPDYDDARHLAGLLRESPESHPLVTTGTTPIVAASLPATVPGTDRPLVVSLVDRLARATETTSRADAARAFLTAYADVVIPDQLELLTRYGIALESHLQNSLIVVDEGRPIATLVRDFGGIRVHADRLADHGLGIDPYPDSDVDADDEADLHRKLYYALYQNHLAEVIATLAHETDVEEATLWEIVRERTERTFAALRTAGVPTARVDRDEAALFAEESVHKALTAMRLQGKRHEYVTSRVANPLAER; this is encoded by the coding sequence ATGACGGCACACGAGAACGGGGGCCCGTCGTCACCCACCACGGCGGTCGAGTGGGAGGCGCTCCCCCTGGCGGTTCACTACGCGAACGCGAACGACCTGCCGGGGCCGGCGGACGCACGGTTCTTCGGCGCCCTCGACGCGGCACGAACCGACATCGTCGAACGGCTTGTCCGCGGGGTGGTGCGCGGCGCACCGGCGGGACTCGAAACTCCCGTGCGCACGAGTCCCTCGGCACCGACGATCCCCGATCGGGTTGCACCGGCAGACGTCGAGGTCCTCGCGACGGTGGTAAGAGCGCTCGAGCCCAGCGAGGAGGTGGTGCTCGTTCCCTTCCCGGCGAGTGACGGCGTCCTCGTGGCGCCAGTGGCGGCCGTCCACGGCTTCGATCGATATCGGTTCGCCGGCCCTATCCGCCACTGGACACCCGGCGACGGCCACGACCCGCCCACCGTCGATCGGCCAGCGGCGGTGATCGACCTCCTGGAGCGCGAGGGTGCCTTCATCGATGACGAGCAGGTGGCGACGATGCGAGCGGAGGTCGCGGAGAGCGTTGCCAACCTGGCGCTCGCTCACCTGGCCGCGACCGTGCAGGGGCGGACCGTCACCGCCACCGAACCGGGCGCTGGCGCCGCGGCGATCGCAGACGGTATCCACGCGGCCAGCAGATCGGCCGCCTTCGAGCGGATCGTCACCGACGGCCACCCCTTCCACCCGAGCGCGAAGATCCGTCACGGCATGAGCGCCGCCGACGGGCTGGCCTACGCCGCCGAGTTCACGGGCCAGATAGACGTCCGTTTCGTGGGGATTCGCCGTGACGTCGCCCGAGAGACCCGAGCCACCGGCGCCAGGCGCTTCACCGAGCGACTCTTCGAGACGTTCGACGGGCTCCGCGACGCGCTCGCAGCCGCCGTCCCCGGATCGGCTGCCGACTACGCAGTCGTGCCGGTCCACCCCTGGCAGTACTATCACACCGTCCAAGAGCGGTACGCAGACCAGCGGCGAGACGGCCGGGTGGTGGTACTCCCGGAGTACAGCCGACCGGCCACCCCACAGCTCAACCTCCGTACCGTCGTCCCCTTCGAGGCCGACGACCAGACCGGCACGCCGCCCCACGTCAAACTCGCCATCGACGTCCAGACGACCAACGTGGTCCGCACCCTCTCACCGAACGCCGTGACCAACGGGCCACAGATCACCGACCTCCTGCGGGCGGTCGTCGACCGGGCGTCATTCGAGCGGCTGGGACTGCTCGACGAGCCCGCTGCGACGGGCTACTTCGCCCCGGGCGGCCCCCACCGTGAGGGACCCGATTACGACGACGCCCGTCACCTCGCCGGACTCCTGCGCGAGAGTCCAGAGAGCCACCCCCTCGTGACGACGGGCACCACCCCGATCGTGGCCGCCAGCCTGCCCGCGACTGTCCCCGGAACCGACCGGCCCCTGGTCGTCTCGCTCGTCGACCGCCTGGCACGGGCGACGGAGACGACCAGCCGGGCCGACGCAGCGCGGGCCTTCCTCACGGCGTACGCCGACGTGGTTATCCCGGACCAGCTCGAGTTGCTCACCCGGTACGGGATCGCCCTGGAGAGCCACCTCCAGAACAGCCTGATCGTCGTAGACGAGGGTCGACCGATCGCGACGCTCGTCAGGGACTTCGGCGGGATTCGCGTCCACGCCGACCGTCTGGCCGACCACGGGCTGGGGATCGACCCCTACCCGGACTCGGACGTCGACGCCGACGACGAGGCCGACCTCCACCGGAAGCTGTACTATGCACTCTACCAGAACCACCTCGCCGAAGTGATCGCCACGCTGGCCCACGAGACGGACGTCGAGGAGGCCACGCTCTGGGAGATCGTGCGCGAGCGCACCGAGCGGACCTTCGCCGCCCTGCGGACTGCAGGGGTCCCGACGGCACGGGTCGACCGCGACGAGGCCGCGCTGTTCGCCGAGGAGTCCGTGCACAAAGCGCTGACGGCCATGCGTCTGCAAGGGAAGCGCCACGAGTACGTCACGAGTCGGGTCGCGAATCCACTTGCCGAGCGGTGA
- a CDS encoding DUF6884 domain-containing protein gives MTEVVLVSCSKSKREGVHRAADLYGPSDIFQKRRTFSRREGDYWGVLSGKYGYLRPWEAVPDYEMHRSERSDVWAAFVLRDLLPDLDYWGADRVTILAGKAYVDPLLAELEAEGYDVLDYNRGLRPGERKAALKEANQPGKQGTLTEVEA, from the coding sequence ATGACTGAGGTGGTTCTCGTGTCCTGCTCGAAGTCGAAGCGTGAGGGCGTCCACAGAGCGGCCGACCTCTACGGGCCGAGTGACATCTTCCAAAAACGGAGGACGTTCTCACGTCGGGAAGGCGATTACTGGGGCGTTCTTTCCGGGAAATACGGCTATCTCCGCCCCTGGGAAGCTGTCCCTGATTACGAGATGCACCGGAGCGAACGGTCTGACGTGTGGGCGGCTTTCGTCCTCCGAGATCTCCTCCCCGACCTGGATTACTGGGGCGCCGACAGGGTAACGATTCTCGCCGGAAAGGCGTACGTCGACCCGCTTCTCGCGGAGTTGGAAGCGGAGGGTTACGACGTTCTGGATTACAACCGAGGTCTCCGACCCGGTGAGAGAAAAGCCGCGTTGAAGGAAGCGAATCAGCCCGGAAAACAGGGCACTCTCACGGAGGTTGAGGCATGA
- a CDS encoding arsenic resistance protein translates to MIGGVLKSVKDNLLYVVLGSLLAGLVVGQFVGEGTRDLLRMAVVPALFVMIYPMMINLDMREILRVRQHYRAILLSLVVNFAIVPAIAVGLVSVFFSGNPSSAIGLYLIALIPTSGMTAAWTGLAGGDLENALVAIAVNLLAAVFVLPLYLSVLVGGSIQFDPTELYRQLGIVVVVPMIAGTLTRRWLIGRYDTTGFKRLKPTFGGVSSIGVMLIVFIAMAMRSRSILAAPIDSALTVVPLVLFYVLVVGAGVIIGRTFLRTEQSVALVYATSMRNLSVALAIAAAPGFPPTEAVLPIALAYLLQAPLGAIYMHYRRDIVEENLSVTEFVRSVRPT, encoded by the coding sequence ATGATTGGTGGCGTACTGAAATCGGTCAAGGACAATCTCCTCTACGTCGTCCTGGGGTCGCTTCTCGCCGGGCTGGTCGTCGGCCAGTTCGTCGGCGAGGGCACCCGGGACCTGTTGCGGATGGCGGTCGTCCCGGCGTTGTTCGTGATGATCTATCCGATGATGATCAACCTCGACATGCGCGAGATTCTTCGCGTCCGCCAACATTACCGGGCTATCCTCCTGAGCCTCGTCGTCAATTTCGCCATCGTTCCGGCAATCGCCGTCGGGCTGGTGAGCGTGTTCTTCTCCGGCAATCCGTCCTCCGCCATCGGCCTCTATCTGATCGCGCTGATTCCCACGTCCGGCATGACCGCCGCCTGGACCGGGCTCGCTGGCGGCGACCTCGAAAACGCCCTCGTCGCCATCGCCGTGAACCTGCTCGCAGCGGTGTTCGTCTTGCCGCTGTACCTCTCCGTCCTCGTCGGGGGATCGATACAGTTCGATCCGACGGAACTCTACCGACAACTGGGAATCGTCGTCGTGGTGCCGATGATCGCCGGCACCCTCACGCGACGGTGGCTCATCGGTCGGTACGACACGACCGGATTCAAGCGCTTGAAACCGACGTTCGGTGGCGTCAGCTCCATCGGCGTGATGCTGATCGTGTTCATCGCGATGGCGATGCGGTCACGGAGCATTCTCGCTGCGCCGATCGATTCGGCCTTGACCGTGGTGCCGCTCGTGTTGTTCTACGTGCTGGTGGTCGGCGCCGGCGTGATCATCGGGCGGACCTTCCTGCGAACCGAACAGTCGGTCGCGCTCGTGTACGCAACGAGTATGCGCAACCTCTCGGTCGCCCTCGCCATCGCCGCCGCCCCTGGGTTCCCGCCGACCGAGGCCGTGTTGCCGATCGCACTCGCGTATCTCTTGCAGGCGCCACTCGGCGCCATCTATATGCACTACCGCCGCGACATCGTCGAGGAGAATCTGAGCGTCACCGAGTTCGTTCGCTCCGTCCGGCCGACCTGA
- a CDS encoding tyrosine-type recombinase/integrase — MTNSEVAWLKPDQVEAMRDVAHQGRNGHRDEALVTLLYDTGLRRAEAAAIDRDMLDLDDGTLFVPGPIQKDYPNDNSPPPVTMELDQSGDLRTVRSLRAFISSRTDTSIALWPGRSTDRLSPKAINNVVKRLAERADVRPHLQVGQGEPDDVSAHTLRHSVAYRMLRIEGKDIYAVKGRLRHASLSTTDRKYAHLDTV; from the coding sequence ATGACGAATTCGGAAGTTGCGTGGCTCAAGCCTGACCAGGTCGAGGCGATGCGCGACGTCGCACACCAGGGACGAAATGGTCACCGCGACGAGGCGCTCGTCACTCTGCTCTACGACACGGGCCTTCGTCGAGCCGAGGCCGCAGCCATCGACAGGGACATGCTCGACCTCGACGACGGGACCCTCTTCGTCCCGGGTCCGATCCAGAAGGACTACCCCAACGACAACTCACCACCGCCGGTGACGATGGAACTCGACCAGTCCGGCGATCTCCGGACGGTTCGCTCACTACGGGCGTTCATCTCGTCGAGAACCGACACCAGTATCGCGCTGTGGCCGGGGCGCTCGACTGACCGTCTATCGCCGAAGGCCATCAACAACGTGGTGAAGCGACTGGCAGAGCGGGCCGACGTTCGGCCGCACCTCCAGGTCGGCCAGGGCGAGCCCGACGACGTCTCGGCACACACGCTACGCCACTCGGTCGCCTACCGGATGCTCCGGATCGAGGGCAAGGACATCTACGCCGTCAAGGGCCGGCTTCGACACGCTTCTCTCTCGACGACCGACCGGAAGTACGCTCATTTAGATACCGTCTGA
- a CDS encoding tyrosine-type recombinase/integrase has protein sequence MSRRRREDPTDLSPAKAVERYLRRRAPDATEQSIYGWEYRLKLFVEWCQSVGIETVGELEPYDLDEYYELRSAEVAPATLEGEMWTLKMYVEFLDDLGAVEDDLADAVRIPDLDPSDRSSDTKLGTDQAMALLRHYRNSDAYGTRRHAILELAWFTGARQGGLRALDIRDVHFDDEPYVWFYHRPDTGSPLKNKLSGERPVGINEETAAVLERYIDRYRYDVHDDHGRQPLFASAQGRPTPNTFRIWTYMATLPCQYGPCPHGKDRQACQWTEYAHASKCPSSRSPHQIRTGAITWLLNRGWNPEDVAERVNASVKTIESHYDKADLDERRRRQQDRMETRRDLVESLKVTQS, from the coding sequence GTGAGCCGACGCCGCAGAGAGGATCCGACCGATCTTTCACCAGCCAAGGCGGTCGAGCGTTACTTGAGACGGCGAGCACCGGATGCGACCGAACAGAGCATTTACGGATGGGAGTACCGGCTCAAACTCTTCGTCGAGTGGTGTCAGTCGGTCGGTATCGAGACTGTCGGCGAGCTGGAGCCCTACGACCTCGACGAGTACTACGAACTGCGGAGCGCAGAGGTCGCCCCGGCCACGCTGGAGGGCGAAATGTGGACGCTCAAGATGTACGTCGAGTTCCTCGACGACCTCGGTGCCGTCGAGGACGACCTCGCAGACGCGGTTCGAATTCCCGATCTCGACCCATCGGATCGATCGAGCGATACGAAACTCGGGACCGATCAAGCGATGGCGCTGCTTCGGCACTATCGCAACTCGGACGCCTACGGCACCCGCCGGCATGCGATTCTCGAACTCGCGTGGTTTACAGGCGCTCGACAGGGTGGGCTCCGCGCCCTCGATATCCGCGACGTCCACTTCGATGATGAGCCATATGTCTGGTTCTACCACCGGCCAGACACCGGTAGCCCGCTGAAAAACAAACTCTCGGGCGAGCGACCCGTCGGAATCAACGAAGAGACCGCGGCCGTACTGGAGAGATACATCGACAGGTATCGCTACGATGTCCATGACGACCACGGTAGGCAACCACTCTTTGCGAGCGCTCAGGGCCGTCCCACGCCCAACACGTTCCGAATCTGGACGTATATGGCGACGTTGCCCTGTCAATACGGGCCCTGCCCACACGGAAAAGACCGACAGGCCTGTCAGTGGACGGAATACGCCCATGCAAGCAAATGCCCGTCGTCCCGGAGTCCACACCAGATACGGACGGGTGCTATCACCTGGCTTCTCAATCGAGGGTGGAATCCCGAGGACGTGGCCGAGCGGGTAAATGCATCCGTCAAAACGATCGAATCGCACTACGACAAGGCCGACCTGGACGAGCGTCGCCGCCGGCAACAGGACCGAATGGAGACGCGTCGCGATCTCGTCGAATCACTTAAGGTGACACAATCATGA